The genomic window ATTAAAAGTTTTTGATAAAAAATCTGAACATATCAAAAAATTTAACGTCTCATATAATGTGAGGGAGAAATTCTCTCGTGTTCCTAAAGTTTAGTTTTATTCCTCGGATCGTCGCTAGTCGTCGGTCCGTAGTTTTTTACAATACAGCTAGCGATTTTTAAAGCTGACCCGTATTGCAACACTTCGCCCCGGGCATTTTCTTTCATAAATAGCTTACCTCCAGGCATTTCGACAATGACGTCATTTCCACAGATGTTCAACTTTTTTGATACGGCAAAGGCGGCACAGGCACCACTGCCAGAGGCCAGGGTATAGCCCACACCGCGTTCCCATATCTGTATCTGTATCAATGAGTTCGATATCACCTTCAGGAATTGCACATTGGTCCGCCGAGGGAACAGTGGCAATCTTTCCACCAGTGGGCCGATCCTTTTTGTATTATCAACATCGAGATCATCCACATAGATCACGCAATGGGGATTTCCAAAGGACAGGGCATGCAACTCTACCACTTGACCATCAATGTGTTGCAAAAAATCTGCCGGAGCAGGAATGTTTGTGTCGCTGAACCTCGGCCTTCCCATATTCACACATATTTCATCGCCAAATTTACTGCACCTAGACTCACCTGATGGCGTAGTTATAACCAGCTCGTCCGCCGACGTAATTCCTTCGTCCCAAACGAATTTCGCGAATATCCTCAGGCCGTTACCACTCTTCTCGGCAACGCTAGCATCCGGATTGAATATCTCAAGCTTGAACCTGTTGTCACCGAGTCTGTTACCGATCAGTACTCCGTCAGAGCCAATGCCATAATGACTGTCACAGACGGTCCTTATGGTGGGAGCGTCCAACCCCCTGCCATCCTCATCTCTAAATATCAAGTAGGCATTCCCGAGGGCCTGATATTTTTCAAACATCAACACGATTGCGGGTTATAACCGCCACAAAAATGCTTGGCAACCAAAATATATTTGTTGCTAATGGGCTCTGTCGCTATTCATTACGAAACAATGAAAATATTTCTACCGGATTTTCCATTTTCTTCAAAAAATTTTACATTTTTCTATGGTTGGATGATTTTATTCGTCTCGACGATGGCAAAACTGGCAAGTCTTCCTGGGCACGTCGCCGGAATATGCGCATTTATAGAACCATTGATGAGCAGGTTGTGCATCAGCAGGAACGGCATAAGCACAATTTATGCGATTTGTTCCATCCTGTCAGTGTCTTTTTTGCCATTTTTTGGCAGCAAATGCGATAGGATTGGGCCACGCAAAGCTCTGACAATTACATTGGCCTCTTTCGGGTTCTCTATGTTGTTGCTAGGGTTAATACTTAGCGAACACATACCATTAATACATCTGTCAAAAATTCTAAACATTACAATCCTGTCCCTTGGCGTTTTTGCACTTAAGTTCTTTGGTCAGAACCTGATACCAATGTTCAGTAGAATAATTCTACTTAATTGGTTTGAGAAAAAAAAATGCATAATGTTGGGTATCTCTGGCATATTTTTATCCATCGGCTTTGGCATCGCTCCAAGTTTATTTAACTCGTTGATAGACAATGTTGGAATAGAATTTTCCTGGATAATAATCGCTGGCCTGATCCTGCTGGTCTTTACGCCAATCATATGGTTGTTCGGGCGAGACCACCCTGCGCAATTTGCCCTAACCCTGGATGGAGGCGAGTCCAACGAGAAAATCTGTCCAGACAAAGACATCTATCAGGCCATAAAATCCCCAGCATTTTGGCTGTTTACATTGGCCGGATCGATGGTCACGCTCCTAGGAACGGGGATACAATTCCATGTGGTCGACATCTTCCGGGAGTTTGGTTATGAAAAACAAAACGCGTTTAATTTTTTTAAACCTGTCTCCCTGGTGAGCGCACTTATGAGTCTAATATTCAGCTGGTTACAAGACAAAGTATCCCTGAAATACGGACTAATGTTATCATTTTTAATACAGATTTTATTATTAACAACGCTGGAATTCGGCAAAACCGATCTTGCCTACTATCCTCTCGTATTTTTCATGGGGTGCAACTACGGGATGTACACCATCATGCTGTCAGCACCCTGGGCAAGATTGTTCGGCCGCAAGCACTTAGGAAACATAATTGGCTTTGTTTCCCTAAGCGTTTCGATATTTAATGCCGTTAGCCCATACCTTATGAGCCTGTCAAAATCCATATTTTCAACCTATTTGATCGCCACGAGATGCTTCATGGTTCTGGCCATAATCCTATTTTTGGCATCGATATTTTTTACAAAAGCATCGGATATGGACTGAGCTAATTTTTTGGATTATATATAGATATGTACGAAAACCTTAGTTTTAAAATCACGCACACAGACAGTTCTTCCTGGGCACGATGCGGGTTACTTAAAACACCGCACGGCACCCTGGAGACCCCGAATTTTATCTTTTGCGCAACAAAAGGCGCCATGAAATCCCTTACAACGCAACAGGTTAAAGAAGCAGGTGCGGATATAATACTGTGCAACACCTATCATCTTTTCTTGCAACCCGGCGGCGGCTTTGTTCAAAAACACGGCGGGTTACATAAGATGTTGAATTGGAACGGCCCAATGCTCACCGATTCGGGAGGATTCCAAATATTTAGCTTTGGTCACGGCGGGATTAGCGCCGAACTCAAGGGAACTAGCAATCAAGCCAGACCGAAAACACTTCTCAAAATAGATGAAACCGGCGCGACATTCCGATCCTATGTGGATGGCCAGGTTCGTGTTCTGACACCGGAGGCGTCGATAAAAACCCAGTGCCAGCTCGGCGCTGACATAATTCTGGCGCTGGACGAATGTGCTCCGATCCGCGCGGATAAAAGCTACAACGAGCGTTCGATGAACCTGAGCCATCGCTGGGAACTGCGGTGCCTCGGTGAGTTTAAAAAATACGATACATCGATGCAGGCCCTGTATGGTGTAATCCAAGGTGGTGTGTATGAAGATCTTAGAAAACTAAGTGCGGAATTCGTCCGCAGCAACGACTTCTTCGGCCAGGCCATAGGCGGAAGCCTCGGAAAATCAAAAGCCCATATGCATGAAATTATAAGACTTACATGTCAACACATTGATAAGCAAAGACCTACGCATCTTCTTGGCATAGGAGGAATGAGCGATATCATCAATGGCATCGCCGGCGGGATAGATACCTTCGATTGCGTTCATCCGATGAGATTGGCCAGACATGGAGGCGCACTTCTTGAACCACAACATTGTGATGGAAAAGAGTTTATCAACATCAAGAATTCTAAATTCTCTGGAGATCTATCGCCAATTCAGGAAAACTGCAGCTGCTATTGCTGTAAAAATTTTACCAAAGCCTATATTCATTATCTGTTCAAAGCAAAAGAACTTCTTGGAGGCCAACTACTTGCAATACATAATACGGCGTTTATGAGCAACTTCTTAAAAGAAATAAGGGCAGCGATAAAAGCCGGAGCATTTGGCTCTATCATGAAAAGGTGGAATATTGTTGCACCCTGATCAATCTACCGATATCTCTTGACCGGAGAAGAACTTACGTAATATCTTTGCACGCATGATATCGCGAAACTCTGGCAGAGCAGCTTCATCGGAAAACACCATCAGGTGGCCTTTTTGGATTTCCAGCATATACCTATCTATGCCGTTTCGATAGGACAACGGCAAAATTTCTCGCTCCGAAGCCAGCCTCATCCAGGATAAAAGCTCGAAAGCTTCACTACCTCCGATCTTGTAGCAGGATCGCAAAATTCCGTAGGCTCTGCAAATTTTGTCCAAAATAAAAGACCTCGCCGACTTGAATATCCTGTCTCTCGCCAAATTTTCATGTTCCGTAACTGTCTTAGCCACATGCTCCATTTTCATTATTATGTCCTGTTCAGACAACCCCAGCGTGTGTTGATTCGACAGCTGAAAAATGTTACCGAAAGCGTTCGTGCCCTCGCCCAGAACGCCCCTGACCGTAACACCGATCTTATTGAGCGCACCTATGGTATGCTGAATTTGCTTATCTATCACCAGGCCAGGGAGATGCATCATGACCGAAGCCCTCATCCCGGTGCCAATATTTGTCGGGCAGGCGGTCAAATAACCAAGCCTTTTGTCAAAAGCAAAATCGCCGCCATCTAGATTGTCATCGATCGCACCTATAACAGTCCAAAGGGCCTTCAATCCCATGCCACCTCTAAGTGCTTGTATACGAAGATGATCTTCCTCATTTACCATGATCGAAATGGTCTGATCATTGCTGCAAGCCACGCAGGCACTGGGCAGCGACAGCTCCTTGCTTATGATATAATGTTCGCATAGGGCAAGTTTTTCATGGTCTTTCAACTCATTGATCCTGAAAAAAACACCGTCACTTAACTGCTTCAGTTTAATTAACTTAGACTCCGCCACCGAGGCAATACTATCACGCTCTGCATCGCTGGCCCAATGCGGAAATCTATGGCTAATCAGGTTTCGCGCCAGCCTGATTCTTGAGCTCAAAACCACATCCTTTTGCTGGCCAACGTCGCCAAAAAATTTACCACTACTCAGCAAAAACTGTTTTACACTTTTCATCAAAATTGCGACCTCAACTGGTCCCTTAGTTTTGCTGCATCTTCAAATCGTTCTTCTGCTATCGCCCGTTTCATGGCCTCTTCAAGGGATTCCCGTGAATCATTCAAGTTGGTATTCAAAGACTTATCATCCATATGGCCAGGAATTTTTCCAATATGCTTCGTACTTTTTTGCAAATTTTCGATGGTTTTTATCATGAAATCATACATCCCTGAGTAACATTTCGGACAGCCAACAAACCCGGTTTCTTTATAATTTGACAGCGAAAAACCACAGCCATCGCAGCTGCAAACCGGACTAAAAGATAGCGCTTGCATCTTGCTGATCAGTGCACTGCCAATATTCTTAAGTATCGATAAATGAGGAACATCTGACTCAAATATGCCACATTTCTGGGCACAGGCATTGCACAAAGATATCTCCTGCATGCTGTCGTTCACAATCTGCGTCATCTGCACCATCGCAGGGTTTCCACAAAGGTAACATTTACTATCCATGACTACCGATAATATGACCCGTAAAATTAATGCAATCAATCAAAATCATTATTGTTTTAACTTACTGATAGCCTTCATGTTAAGGTAATAACGATAGACACCGTTCACAATTGCCAACGCGGTCTTTTCTAGATTACCCTGTGCCGTAAAC from Puniceicoccales bacterium includes these protein-coding regions:
- the dapF gene encoding diaminopimelate epimerase, with translation MFEKYQALGNAYLIFRDEDGRGLDAPTIRTVCDSHYGIGSDGVLIGNRLGDNRFKLEIFNPDASVAEKSGNGLRIFAKFVWDEGITSADELVITTPSGESRCSKFGDEICVNMGRPRFSDTNIPAPADFLQHIDGQVVELHALSFGNPHCVIYVDDLDVDNTKRIGPLVERLPLFPRRTNVQFLKVISNSLIQIQIWERGVGYTLASGSGACAAFAVSKKLNICGNDVIVEMPGGKLFMKENARGEVLQYGSALKIASCIVKNYGPTTSDDPRNKTKL
- a CDS encoding MFS transporter, which translates into the protein MKIFLPDFPFSSKNFTFFYGWMILFVSTMAKLASLPGHVAGICAFIEPLMSRLCISRNGISTIYAICSILSVSFLPFFGSKCDRIGPRKALTITLASFGFSMLLLGLILSEHIPLIHLSKILNITILSLGVFALKFFGQNLIPMFSRIILLNWFEKKKCIMLGISGIFLSIGFGIAPSLFNSLIDNVGIEFSWIIIAGLILLVFTPIIWLFGRDHPAQFALTLDGGESNEKICPDKDIYQAIKSPAFWLFTLAGSMVTLLGTGIQFHVVDIFREFGYEKQNAFNFFKPVSLVSALMSLIFSWLQDKVSLKYGLMLSFLIQILLLTTLEFGKTDLAYYPLVFFMGCNYGMYTIMLSAPWARLFGRKHLGNIIGFVSLSVSIFNAVSPYLMSLSKSIFSTYLIATRCFMVLAIILFLASIFFTKASDMD
- the tgt gene encoding tRNA guanosine(34) transglycosylase Tgt, encoding MYENLSFKITHTDSSSWARCGLLKTPHGTLETPNFIFCATKGAMKSLTTQQVKEAGADIILCNTYHLFLQPGGGFVQKHGGLHKMLNWNGPMLTDSGGFQIFSFGHGGISAELKGTSNQARPKTLLKIDETGATFRSYVDGQVRVLTPEASIKTQCQLGADIILALDECAPIRADKSYNERSMNLSHRWELRCLGEFKKYDTSMQALYGVIQGGVYEDLRKLSAEFVRSNDFFGQAIGGSLGKSKAHMHEIIRLTCQHIDKQRPTHLLGIGGMSDIINGIAGGIDTFDCVHPMRLARHGGALLEPQHCDGKEFINIKNSKFSGDLSPIQENCSCYCCKNFTKAYIHYLFKAKELLGGQLLAIHNTAFMSNFLKEIRAAIKAGAFGSIMKRWNIVAP
- a CDS encoding ATP--guanido phosphotransferase, with translation MKSVKQFLLSSGKFFGDVGQQKDVVLSSRIRLARNLISHRFPHWASDAERDSIASVAESKLIKLKQLSDGVFFRINELKDHEKLALCEHYIISKELSLPSACVACSNDQTISIMVNEEDHLRIQALRGGMGLKALWTVIGAIDDNLDGGDFAFDKRLGYLTACPTNIGTGMRASVMMHLPGLVIDKQIQHTIGALNKIGVTVRGVLGEGTNAFGNIFQLSNQHTLGLSEQDIIMKMEHVAKTVTEHENLARDRIFKSARSFILDKICRAYGILRSCYKIGGSEAFELLSWMRLASEREILPLSYRNGIDRYMLEIQKGHLMVFSDEAALPEFRDIMRAKILRKFFSGQEISVD
- a CDS encoding UvrB/UvrC motif-containing protein, whose protein sequence is MDSKCYLCGNPAMVQMTQIVNDSMQEISLCNACAQKCGIFESDVPHLSILKNIGSALISKMQALSFSPVCSCDGCGFSLSNYKETGFVGCPKCYSGMYDFMIKTIENLQKSTKHIGKIPGHMDDKSLNTNLNDSRESLEEAMKRAIAEERFEDAAKLRDQLRSQF